Below is a genomic region from Streptomyces sp. NBC_00461.
ACCGGGACGGGCGGCACGGGGCACGTGACGATGGCCGACACATGGCGCGCATCGCCAAGGGCGTGGCGCCCGCATACAAGGTAAGCGTGGCCAGCTTCTGCAAGAATTGCAGCGCTCGGCCCGATGGACGCAATATGGCGAAACTGATCGCGCCCCTCTGGCTGACGTACGAGCCAATTCCGGCCGACTTCGGCAAGCGGTTCCATCTGCGGCAACACCGCCTTCTCGTTCGCCGTAATGGGGTGGCACTTGAACTTTCGGCCTGGTAGCGGCGTGAGTTTGCGCCACACGGTGGAATAGGAGCGATGCAGTGAGCGCGGCGCATACCGGAGGTGAACAGATGCCAAAACAGTCGCAGGTTGCAATTTCGCAGGCGGCGACCGAGCAAGATTTCCGGGATCCTGCCCCCGCAACAGGAATGCGCTCAACAGCTCGGCTGCTGAGTGAGTCGGCAGCTCAGGTATTCCTGGGGAGTCGCGCCGAGACAGTTGCATTTCTCGATTCCGCTGAAGGGGCAGCCGCTGAGCTGGCACGACTGATCGGAAAGCATGCGATTCCATATTCTCTGCCCATGGGGAGAGGCCGCATTGCCGAGGGCTTGCGTGCCGACACTGCGACCATCGAGCGACTCGTCGACGCTTACTCGGGAGCGGTGCGGTTGACGGCCTGGCAGCGGTTGAGGCTCAGAAAGGCATCCCTTGCTGTGCTGCTGGGGCGAGTGTCCGCACGGATCGGAGCCCTGCGTGCCGCATGCGCGTCCGGGCAGGGTGGCCTTGGCCACGCAGAAGTTTCGCTCAAGGTAGGCGGTGGTGTGGACTGCGGCGACTGGTCTCCGGTGTCTGGCGAACAAGCTGAAGCCTTTGGCCGCGTACTGGGGCGAACGCAGTGCGTCTTTGCCCGGCGCTCCGTCATCTGGATGGCCTCGTGGACCGGACGCTGTATCGACGACGCTGTCCGTGCGTGGGCGCCCCTGGTGCGCGGATTCGCTGAGGCTGCCCGCCGGGATCCGGTGGATGGGCTCGTCCTGGCCCTGCCAGGTTCCTTCGGGGATTCGGTGGATCGGTTGGCGGCTACGACGCGCCAAGTGCTGGATGGGCTCGCTGCCGAGGACGGCCGCGGCCGTCGCGGCTTGCGGTCCCCCGAGCGTCAGGGGTGGTACTTCACTTTCGCCGGCGAGCGGATGTTTCTCGTGACGATGGCGCCCTGTTATCCGGCGGATCATGCCCGGCACAGCTTCGGCGAGCCCTACACCTTCCTGCTCCTGCAAGCCGACCATGCCTTCGACCGGGCGGTGAGCCCCGGCAGCGGTGGGATCATCTCGTCCGCGGTGCGCTCACGGATTCGGGAGTTGTACGACCAGCACGGCCGCCCCTACGACCTGGCGATCACACTGTCGCCCTTCGAGGCATACCGATTTGTCAAGCCTCTTGGTCTCGGCGAGCCTCCCGTGCGGTGGTGGGAAGCCCGCGTGGACCAGGACGATCGCTGGAGTTCCCGGTGAGACTTCCCCCGACTCTCGCTCCGTTGCGCCACCCGGACTTCCGCCGTCTGCTGGCCGCGCACGCTCTCTCCCGGTTCGGCACCGAACTCGCCCTGGTAGCAGTCGCCTTTGCGGTGCTTCAG
It encodes:
- a CDS encoding YqcI/YcgG family protein, which gives rise to MSAAHTGGEQMPKQSQVAISQAATEQDFRDPAPATGMRSTARLLSESAAQVFLGSRAETVAFLDSAEGAAAELARLIGKHAIPYSLPMGRGRIAEGLRADTATIERLVDAYSGAVRLTAWQRLRLRKASLAVLLGRVSARIGALRAACASGQGGLGHAEVSLKVGGGVDCGDWSPVSGEQAEAFGRVLGRTQCVFARRSVIWMASWTGRCIDDAVRAWAPLVRGFAEAARRDPVDGLVLALPGSFGDSVDRLAATTRQVLDGLAAEDGRGRRGLRSPERQGWYFTFAGERMFLVTMAPCYPADHARHSFGEPYTFLLLQADHAFDRAVSPGSGGIISSAVRSRIRELYDQHGRPYDLAITLSPFEAYRFVKPLGLGEPPVRWWEARVDQDDRWSSR